One genomic window of Treponema sp. J25 includes the following:
- a CDS encoding ABC transporter ATP-binding protein, protein MNENASLPCITIRHLYKSYDSGSERLAILQDLSLDVFPGESVAITGESGCGKSTLLNIMGSLDRADAGEVVVGPYELHRMKEQELYRYRSRDVGFIFQFHYLLKDFTALENVMLPAFMAGESKRQAMERARQLLTEVGLEERMHHYPSQLSGGERQRVAVARSLINMPLLVLADEPTGNLDPRNSALVIELLFAITGKHNRTLVLVTHDQHIAARAHKRYVLREGALHPTSEVPV, encoded by the coding sequence ATGAATGAAAATGCTTCTCTTCCTTGTATAACGATCCGTCACCTTTACAAGTCCTATGACTCAGGTTCAGAGCGCCTTGCTATTTTGCAGGACCTTTCCCTTGATGTTTTTCCCGGCGAGTCGGTGGCTATTACGGGCGAAAGTGGGTGTGGTAAAAGCACGCTCCTTAATATTATGGGCTCCCTTGATCGGGCCGATGCGGGAGAAGTGGTGGTAGGGCCCTATGAACTTCATCGGATGAAGGAACAGGAACTCTATCGGTATCGATCCCGGGATGTGGGATTTATCTTTCAATTTCATTATCTCCTTAAGGATTTTACGGCCCTGGAAAATGTGATGCTTCCCGCCTTTATGGCGGGGGAATCCAAACGGCAAGCCATGGAGCGGGCTCGCCAGTTACTTACGGAAGTAGGTTTGGAAGAGCGGATGCACCATTATCCTTCCCAGCTTTCAGGGGGAGAGCGTCAACGGGTAGCGGTAGCCCGGTCTCTCATCAATATGCCCCTACTGGTGTTGGCGGATGAACCCACGGGAAATCTGGATCCCCGCAATAGTGCCCTGGTAATAGAACTCCTCTTTGCAATTACCGGCAAACATAACCGCACCCTGGTGCTCGTTACCCATGATCAGCACATTGCCGCCCGGGCCCACAAACGTTACGTGCTCCGGGAGGGGGCCCTTCATCCGACATCAGAGGTTCCTGTATGA
- a CDS encoding UvrB/UvrC motif-containing protein yields the protein MKCDICRERQAVVFIHQVGSEGPTELHLCEECAKSHGLVHLSEDVGKALMELLKNFPQTVRNSRGKKGTGNEFCPFCGTTWRDLQKSQRAGCARCYAIFKNLLKKEIISYGKEGGYKGRLSVSLRNQQNRQSELERLRKLLQEALEKERYEEAAQYRDAIQQLEQGA from the coding sequence ATGAAATGTGATATATGTAGAGAGCGTCAGGCTGTTGTGTTTATCCATCAGGTTGGGAGCGAGGGCCCAACAGAACTTCATTTGTGTGAAGAATGTGCAAAAAGTCATGGCCTTGTACATCTTTCAGAGGATGTCGGGAAGGCCCTTATGGAACTTCTCAAGAATTTTCCCCAAACGGTTCGAAACAGTCGAGGAAAAAAGGGAACGGGAAACGAATTCTGTCCCTTTTGTGGTACCACCTGGCGGGATCTTCAAAAATCCCAGCGGGCCGGATGTGCCCGCTGCTATGCCATATTTAAAAACCTTTTAAAGAAAGAAATTATCTCTTATGGGAAAGAAGGGGGATACAAGGGCCGTCTTTCAGTTTCTCTCCGCAATCAGCAGAATCGGCAGAGTGAGCTAGAACGGCTACGGAAACTGTTGCAAGAGGCCCTTGAAAAAGAGCGATATGAGGAAGCGGCCCAGTATCGGGACGCAATTCAACAGTTAGAACAAGGAGCATAA
- the ftsY gene encoding signal recognition particle-docking protein FtsY, with protein sequence MGLGSFAEKLKQLIQGSRGISEDFFEHLEDYLVEGDLGAQESVSVVEKLRIRCKKEGLSEAGEVRQLLARILVEELDPLYKNQGPLLNPQERGVFLILGVNGVGKTTSCAKLAARYQKEGRKVILAAADTFRAGAIDQLKIHGERLHLRVVAHQSGGDPAAVVYDALEAAHAQQAELVIADTAGRMHTKTALVEELKKIDRVIASRAGDWISRKILVLDATTGRNALSQAEVFHQAVHLDGVILSKYDSTARGGVVFPLGRQLSLPILFLGEGERYEDLRPFQLERFVGEFVGLA encoded by the coding sequence ATGGGACTGGGGAGCTTTGCGGAAAAACTAAAACAGCTTATTCAGGGAAGTCGGGGTATTTCGGAGGACTTTTTTGAACACCTTGAGGATTACCTTGTCGAGGGAGACCTGGGGGCCCAGGAAAGTGTTTCTGTGGTGGAAAAACTCCGCATCCGCTGTAAGAAGGAAGGCCTCTCTGAGGCGGGGGAAGTCCGGCAACTTTTGGCAAGAATTCTTGTGGAAGAACTGGATCCTCTCTATAAAAATCAAGGTCCCCTTTTGAATCCACAAGAACGGGGTGTTTTTCTTATTTTGGGGGTAAACGGGGTAGGAAAAACCACCAGCTGTGCTAAACTGGCGGCCCGCTATCAAAAAGAGGGCCGAAAGGTAATCCTGGCGGCGGCGGACACCTTCCGGGCGGGGGCCATAGATCAACTTAAAATCCATGGGGAGCGGTTACATCTTCGGGTGGTGGCCCACCAGAGTGGGGGGGATCCGGCGGCGGTGGTCTACGATGCCCTTGAAGCGGCCCATGCCCAGCAGGCAGAACTGGTCATTGCCGATACGGCGGGGCGGATGCACACCAAAACCGCCCTGGTAGAGGAATTGAAAAAGATCGATCGGGTTATTGCTTCCCGCGCAGGGGATTGGATTTCTCGGAAGATCCTCGTTCTGGATGCCACCACCGGAAGGAATGCTCTTTCCCAGGCAGAGGTGTTTCACCAGGCGGTACACCTGGATGGGGTAATCCTGAGCAAGTATGATTCTACCGCCCGGGGAGGGGTGGTGTTTCCCCTGGGCCGCCAACTTTCACTGCCCATTCTTTTTTTAGGAGAAGGGGAACGATACGAAGACTTAAGGCCCTTTCAACTAGAACGTTTTGTAGGGGAATTCGTGGGGCTGGCATAG
- a CDS encoding PEGA domain-containing protein — MPSKKLRRLLILPWFFMVGMGLWGGQEERSPWVLQLTALDTASLQESQRYLGAVIMRELRSYLSELSERERSAEELQRYQRKLQQERIQQLAKEIANKRSERDALLFKGLGSSKYEEERKKIDQTLAELQKNLAAAQEAFPLPPNPVPLKVLPAGTEDTFPPMPKEGERRSYCKEKKVDALLGGFLQSFYGRWKLSLSLYSALEDRIIYEDVVAFATEDQERALEAVVYELWRVLSGKDLGVLEIQVEPKDASVIVDGIPFPSGSRLVGPPRTFNLLFRVPGYYLYSLSVDRASGALTRVALSLKPLSLQALSVETSPEQSRVYLGGLYVGTTPLSLTLAPGALEAIQLVSPDGKEQTLVTRLEYDRPAPQGISWQFASEKKDPPSVEVTRKRFYQAFGRFWLALPMAFLLNGIYQNYVIAVEYQGLYNLLGDAQRTYYVSAGAWVVTGIFLAESLYHLNRYIDGVTQQTVPLVEPR; from the coding sequence ATGCCCAGTAAAAAACTTCGACGCCTCTTGATACTCCCCTGGTTTTTCATGGTGGGGATGGGGCTGTGGGGGGGCCAGGAAGAAAGGTCCCCCTGGGTCCTTCAGCTTACCGCCTTGGATACGGCTTCTTTGCAGGAATCTCAGCGCTATCTGGGGGCAGTTATTATGAGGGAACTCCGGTCCTACCTTTCAGAGCTTTCTGAACGGGAGCGGAGTGCCGAGGAACTACAACGTTATCAGCGAAAGCTCCAGCAGGAGAGAATCCAGCAGCTTGCCAAAGAAATTGCGAATAAGCGCTCAGAGCGGGATGCCCTTCTTTTTAAGGGTCTTGGGTCATCAAAATACGAAGAAGAACGAAAAAAGATTGATCAGACCCTTGCGGAATTGCAAAAGAACCTCGCCGCTGCTCAGGAAGCCTTTCCGCTTCCCCCAAACCCTGTTCCTCTCAAGGTGCTCCCTGCCGGGACGGAAGATACCTTCCCTCCTATGCCGAAAGAAGGAGAGCGCCGCTCCTATTGCAAAGAAAAAAAAGTAGATGCCCTGCTGGGCGGATTTCTTCAGTCCTTTTATGGGCGGTGGAAGCTTTCCCTGTCCCTGTACAGTGCCCTGGAGGACCGAATCATCTATGAAGATGTAGTCGCCTTTGCCACGGAGGATCAGGAACGGGCCTTGGAAGCGGTGGTGTATGAATTGTGGAGGGTTCTTTCTGGTAAAGACCTAGGGGTTCTGGAAATCCAGGTAGAACCTAAGGATGCCTCGGTTATCGTGGACGGTATCCCTTTCCCCTCGGGGAGCCGTCTTGTGGGGCCACCCCGGACCTTCAATCTCCTCTTTCGGGTCCCGGGCTATTATCTCTATAGCCTTTCGGTAGACCGGGCTTCCGGGGCCCTCACCAGGGTGGCCCTTTCCTTAAAACCCCTCTCGTTGCAGGCCCTGTCGGTAGAAACAAGCCCCGAACAGTCCCGGGTGTACCTCGGGGGCCTCTATGTAGGCACCACGCCCCTTTCCCTTACTCTTGCCCCGGGGGCGCTCGAAGCCATCCAACTGGTGAGTCCCGACGGAAAGGAACAGACCCTGGTGACCCGCCTTGAGTATGATCGGCCAGCACCTCAGGGTATCAGCTGGCAGTTTGCTTCTGAGAAAAAGGATCCCCCTTCGGTGGAGGTTACGCGGAAACGGTTTTATCAGGCCTTTGGCCGTTTTTGGCTTGCCCTGCCGATGGCTTTTTTGCTGAATGGGATATATCAAAATTATGTTATCGCGGTAGAATACCAGGGTCTGTATAATCTCCTTGGCGATGCCCAGCGGACCTACTATGTGTCAGCCGGGGCCTGGGTAGTGACGGGAATCTTCCTGGCAGAGTCCCTCTATCATCTTAATAGGTATATTGATGGGGTGACCCAACAAACGGTGCCCCTTGTGGAGCCCCGATGA
- a CDS encoding FtsX-like permease family protein, with protein sequence MTREGFRWYCAIRYLWGKERDGGRYLRGAGISIAISMIPIIVTLIVSDGMIQGITDRFLELGTGHVQIYPYIRAEEGENDPIKAFLSQKNGAERSSAEPLITGYWREVQSLGILVGPKGKSGAQLRAVSEPFLENQGSKRYLTLVAGELSFKGAGECLLGSTIAGTIGATVGSTVRLMTLRTGADGSLIPRVTSLTVRGIVQAGYRELDELWCFVPLSLESRIVTPENSRTFYMIKTENPYGNLEVLVQDLQEYLGSGYGVYSWKELLATQYASFKATQQLLLFIMTLIMIVASFHVTAATTMLVIDKNREIAILKASGASPKDIEGIFIRSALITVMMGALVGIAIGLGIGYTINEILQGVEIVINTVRGFFHGEPLHLLNPSYYLVEIPVIIRWPMVLGIYGAAVLIGTLAGWGPARRAGAISPVAILQKQ encoded by the coding sequence ATGACGAGAGAGGGGTTTCGTTGGTATTGTGCCATCCGCTACCTCTGGGGAAAAGAACGGGATGGGGGCCGTTACCTGCGGGGTGCGGGAATCAGCATTGCCATCAGTATGATTCCCATTATAGTAACCCTCATCGTGTCGGATGGAATGATTCAGGGTATTACCGATCGTTTCCTGGAACTGGGAACGGGGCATGTACAGATTTATCCCTATATAAGGGCTGAGGAAGGGGAAAATGACCCCATAAAGGCCTTTCTCTCTCAGAAAAATGGGGCGGAGCGATCGTCTGCGGAACCCCTTATCACTGGGTACTGGCGAGAAGTCCAAAGCCTCGGGATTCTGGTGGGGCCAAAGGGAAAAAGTGGCGCCCAGCTTCGGGCCGTTAGTGAACCCTTCCTGGAAAATCAGGGAAGTAAACGGTACCTTACCCTTGTGGCGGGGGAACTTTCTTTTAAAGGAGCGGGGGAGTGTCTGTTAGGAAGTACCATCGCAGGGACCATTGGCGCCACGGTGGGGAGCACCGTTCGGCTGATGACCCTGCGGACCGGCGCTGATGGGAGCCTTATCCCCCGGGTGACGAGCCTTACGGTTCGGGGCATCGTCCAGGCGGGATATCGGGAACTTGATGAACTCTGGTGCTTTGTTCCCCTTTCCCTTGAGTCTCGCATTGTGACTCCCGAAAATTCCCGGACATTTTATATGATAAAGACCGAAAACCCCTATGGGAATCTAGAAGTCCTGGTCCAGGACCTGCAGGAATATTTAGGAAGTGGCTATGGGGTCTACTCATGGAAAGAGTTGCTTGCCACCCAGTATGCCTCTTTTAAGGCGACCCAGCAATTACTTCTTTTTATTATGACCCTCATCATGATCGTGGCCTCTTTCCATGTGACGGCCGCCACCACCATGCTCGTGATAGATAAAAACCGGGAAATCGCAATTCTTAAAGCCTCCGGTGCAAGCCCAAAAGATATTGAGGGCATTTTTATTCGATCGGCCCTGATCACCGTGATGATGGGGGCTCTGGTGGGTATCGCCATTGGCCTTGGAATTGGGTATACTATAAATGAGATTCTTCAAGGGGTGGAGATTGTTATTAATACAGTCAGAGGGTTTTTTCATGGAGAACCCCTCCACCTTCTTAATCCATCCTATTACCTGGTGGAAATTCCGGTAATAATCCGCTGGCCCATGGTCCTGGGAATATACGGGGCGGCGGTGCTTATTGGTACCCTTGCCGGCTGGGGGCCGGCCCGAAGGGCAGGGGCCATTTCGCCGGTAGCAATTTTGCAAAAACAATGA
- a CDS encoding ATP-dependent Clp protease ATP-binding subunit: MFKGLTQRAQKILSVLAQDEARRFNGDQLLPEHIMIALLKEGTGVACKALEELNIDLQDFRHFLEREVPQKSQAYVFGDIPPSRRARVLLETAAEEARTFGHDYVGTEHILLAAAREEDTPTSRYLHSHAISLDILRSVLKNLLAHQHDDGQHEGGRSDANGPSSAGEIRGPGPTAANPTQKAVRTPVLDEFSRDLTALARTGNLDPVIGRKKEVQRVVRILARRTKNNPILVGEPGVGKTAVVEGLAQLIASENVPEILMDKRLITLDLASVVAGTKYRGEFEERLKRIMKEISQAGNIILFIDEIHTVIGAGGAEGTIDASNMLKPALSRGEIQCIGATTLAEYRKHFEKDAALERRFQMVLVDEPSPEETLQILEGIRQRYEAHHRVVYTEGALKAAVTLAQRYLTGRYMPDKAIDVLDEAGAKKKLENEVRPPEIEEIEAEIKRLTAEKMALVARQDYERAAIIRDQVRSLRYHLESVRQNWERLSNERRPEVTEADVRAVVSEMTGIPLTRLEESVSRKLLHIEEELHRAVIGQDEAIRQIASAIRRSRAGVSSIKRPQGSFIFLGPTGVGKTLLAKRLAEYLFGSEEALIRIDMSDFMEKHNVSRLVGAPPGYIGYEEGGTLTEQIRRNPYRVILFDEIEKAHHDVFNLLLQVLEEGELKDNLGHTVNFRNTVIIMTSNAGAREISRDARLGFNSGSGIMSVEEIRSAALSELKRLFNPEFINRVDDIVVFHPLSKEQVLAILDLEVKALNERLAEQGYSVQVRPAAREVLVEQGWDPKYGARPMRRAVQKLLEDPLALLILEEDPPRGSVFVADVREGQVVLKIKKTRTPPVITAIPHIPSQPVERS, encoded by the coding sequence GTGTTTAAAGGTTTAACCCAGCGGGCTCAGAAAATACTTTCTGTGTTAGCTCAAGATGAGGCTCGTCGTTTTAATGGGGATCAACTATTGCCAGAACATATCATGATCGCCCTGCTCAAAGAGGGAACCGGTGTGGCATGTAAGGCCCTGGAAGAGCTCAATATAGATCTTCAGGACTTCCGTCACTTCCTTGAACGGGAAGTTCCCCAGAAAAGCCAGGCCTATGTGTTTGGAGACATCCCCCCTTCCCGGAGGGCCAGAGTCCTTCTGGAAACCGCCGCAGAGGAGGCCCGTACCTTTGGTCATGACTATGTGGGAACGGAACACATCCTTTTGGCTGCAGCCCGGGAGGAAGACACCCCTACGAGTAGATACCTCCATTCCCATGCAATTTCCTTGGACATACTCCGTTCGGTGTTGAAAAATCTTTTGGCCCACCAGCATGATGACGGACAACACGAAGGGGGACGATCCGATGCGAACGGCCCCTCTTCGGCGGGAGAAATTCGTGGCCCAGGGCCGACCGCGGCAAACCCAACACAAAAGGCGGTGCGGACCCCCGTGCTCGATGAATTTTCTCGGGATCTTACCGCCCTTGCTCGAACAGGAAACCTGGATCCTGTTATCGGGAGAAAAAAAGAAGTGCAGCGGGTGGTGCGTATCCTTGCCCGGAGGACAAAGAACAATCCCATCCTGGTAGGAGAACCGGGGGTGGGGAAGACGGCAGTGGTAGAAGGGCTTGCCCAGCTTATTGCCTCGGAGAATGTGCCGGAAATACTCATGGATAAGCGGCTCATTACCCTCGATCTGGCGTCGGTGGTGGCGGGGACCAAATATCGGGGGGAATTCGAAGAGCGCCTTAAGCGAATCATGAAGGAAATTAGCCAGGCGGGAAACATTATTCTCTTTATTGATGAAATTCATACCGTCATTGGAGCGGGCGGTGCCGAGGGAACCATCGATGCCTCCAATATGCTGAAGCCCGCCCTTTCCCGGGGGGAAATCCAGTGTATTGGGGCCACCACGCTGGCGGAGTACCGAAAACACTTTGAAAAGGATGCCGCCTTGGAACGGCGTTTTCAGATGGTACTGGTCGATGAACCGAGCCCGGAGGAGACCCTGCAGATCCTGGAAGGAATTCGGCAGCGCTATGAGGCCCATCACCGGGTGGTGTATACCGAGGGGGCCCTGAAAGCGGCGGTTACCCTGGCCCAGCGCTACCTTACGGGTCGGTATATGCCGGACAAGGCAATTGATGTGCTGGATGAAGCGGGGGCTAAGAAGAAGCTCGAAAATGAGGTTCGTCCCCCCGAAATAGAGGAGATTGAAGCGGAAATTAAACGCCTTACCGCAGAAAAAATGGCTCTGGTGGCCCGCCAGGATTATGAGCGGGCAGCGATTATACGAGACCAGGTCCGTTCCCTCCGGTATCACCTTGAATCGGTCCGACAGAACTGGGAGCGACTCAGTAATGAACGCCGGCCGGAAGTTACGGAGGCGGACGTGCGGGCGGTGGTTTCCGAGATGACCGGTATTCCCCTTACTCGACTGGAAGAAAGTGTCTCCCGGAAGCTCCTCCATATCGAAGAAGAGCTGCATCGAGCTGTGATTGGCCAGGACGAGGCAATTCGTCAGATAGCCAGCGCCATCCGTCGCAGCAGGGCAGGGGTTTCTTCTATTAAGCGTCCCCAGGGGTCCTTTATTTTCCTGGGCCCCACGGGGGTGGGAAAGACGCTCCTGGCGAAGCGCCTGGCGGAGTATCTTTTTGGGAGCGAAGAAGCCCTTATCAGAATCGATATGTCCGACTTTATGGAAAAACACAACGTATCCCGCCTTGTGGGGGCGCCGCCGGGGTATATCGGCTATGAAGAGGGGGGAACCCTCACTGAACAGATCCGTCGTAACCCCTACCGGGTTATCCTCTTCGATGAAATCGAAAAGGCCCATCATGATGTGTTCAATCTGCTGCTTCAAGTGTTGGAAGAAGGGGAACTAAAGGATAACCTGGGGCACACGGTGAATTTCCGGAACACGGTAATCATCATGACGAGCAACGCAGGGGCCCGGGAAATTTCCCGGGATGCCCGGCTCGGTTTTAATTCGGGGAGCGGTATCATGTCGGTGGAAGAAATTCGGTCCGCCGCCCTTTCGGAGTTAAAGCGGCTCTTTAATCCTGAGTTTATTAATCGGGTAGACGACATTGTGGTGTTCCATCCCTTAAGTAAGGAACAGGTGCTGGCTATTCTGGACCTGGAAGTAAAGGCCCTTAATGAACGCCTTGCAGAGCAGGGGTATTCGGTTCAGGTACGGCCCGCCGCCCGGGAGGTGCTGGTAGAGCAGGGCTGGGATCCAAAGTATGGGGCTCGGCCCATGCGACGGGCGGTGCAAAAGTTGCTCGAGGATCCCCTGGCCCTTCTTATTCTGGAAGAGGATCCTCCGCGGGGCTCTGTTTTTGTCGCCGATGTCCGGGAAGGCCAGGTGGTCCTTAAAATAAAAAAGACCCGGACTCCACCGGTTATCACCGCCATTCCCCATATTCCCTCACAGCCGGTAGAACGGAGTTAA
- a CDS encoding fumarylacetoacetate hydrolase family protein, with protein MLTLPVQGGGEYTLRPSKIICVGFNYLDHVEESSKITIPQEGLPKEPILFAKTPNVLVGPGEPILIPRLARLYQFPDLRIDHEAELACIIGKRGKWIPEEQALEYVYGYTCFNDVSCRNIQKSDSSGWFRGKSFDTFGPIGPVIVRSEDIPDPQNLAISCRVNGHVTQQASTKQMLFSVATLISFISRHMTLEAGDIIATGTPSGVSPLSPGDVVEVEIERIGVLTNPVMDETEN; from the coding sequence ATGCTAACCCTTCCTGTGCAGGGGGGAGGGGAATATACCCTTCGGCCGTCGAAGATTATCTGTGTAGGGTTCAATTACCTTGATCATGTGGAAGAAAGTTCTAAGATTACTATTCCCCAGGAAGGACTGCCGAAGGAACCCATTCTTTTTGCAAAGACCCCCAATGTGCTTGTAGGCCCCGGGGAGCCGATTTTGATTCCCCGACTTGCCCGGCTCTATCAATTCCCCGATCTACGGATCGATCACGAAGCGGAATTGGCCTGTATTATCGGGAAAAGGGGAAAATGGATTCCCGAAGAACAGGCCCTGGAATACGTATATGGGTATACCTGTTTCAATGATGTCAGTTGCCGCAATATCCAGAAAAGTGATAGTTCCGGCTGGTTCCGGGGAAAATCCTTCGACACCTTTGGGCCTATTGGTCCGGTGATAGTGCGGTCAGAGGATATCCCTGACCCTCAGAACCTGGCTATTAGCTGCCGTGTCAACGGACACGTCACTCAACAGGCTTCCACAAAACAGATGCTCTTTTCGGTGGCCACCCTTATTTCGTTTATTTCCCGGCATATGACCCTCGAAGCAGGGGACATCATTGCAACAGGGACCCCCAGCGGAGTAAGCCCCCTTAGTCCTGGGGATGTGGTAGAGGTAGAGATAGAACGCATAGGGGTGCTCACGAATCCTGTTATGGATGAGACGGAAAATTGA
- a CDS encoding ABC transporter permease: MGKAWIVFVAGRYLGGGPKKGGRSRFFSRFFAIGGIATGVCALLIILSVMNGFQLGFIESILEIASYHLRSVLPEDEATRDQLMSYLAQDSRIRSTTPFIEFQGLIKGSRRNPQVCVVRALDGRRAQEDRGFLKKLHIEEGSFDLSQPNSIILGAELARSLGVSVGDRLTLFWLVGDLGEEGNPAVHEFLVTGLFRCGYYQYDAAWGFIPYENGLSLVSSATRPVIGIKLTDPYREGEVLFSLKKLFPSLHSESWRDYNRAFFQALRTEKSLMFFLVALIFLVVGLNIFQSQRRALLERQEELALFQAIGASPRAIRMIFTFEGLLIGCGGALIGLFPGVLIAFNIGPFFTFLETVVNGVLKGLAWGISLFTAHPIEMGTFGIFSPQIFYLKTVPSRLLPLDILLILLFPIVVSTLAAFLASRKITTLRPAEVLRYE; the protein is encoded by the coding sequence ATGGGAAAAGCCTGGATTGTATTTGTGGCTGGACGCTACCTTGGGGGGGGACCTAAAAAAGGCGGCCGCTCCCGTTTCTTTTCCCGTTTTTTCGCCATCGGGGGAATTGCCACGGGGGTGTGCGCCCTTCTTATCATCCTTTCGGTGATGAATGGTTTTCAACTGGGGTTTATAGAAAGCATTTTGGAAATAGCCTCCTATCATCTTAGAAGTGTGCTCCCGGAGGACGAGGCGACAAGGGACCAATTGATGAGCTATCTTGCTCAGGATAGCCGTATTCGATCTACCACACCCTTTATAGAATTCCAGGGACTTATAAAAGGTTCCCGACGTAATCCCCAGGTTTGCGTGGTCCGGGCTCTGGATGGTAGGAGGGCCCAGGAAGACAGGGGTTTTCTTAAAAAACTCCACATAGAAGAGGGAAGCTTTGATCTTTCTCAACCAAACAGTATCATTCTTGGGGCCGAGTTGGCCCGTTCCCTGGGGGTCTCGGTGGGGGATCGGCTTACCCTTTTCTGGTTGGTTGGGGATCTCGGGGAAGAAGGGAACCCGGCGGTTCATGAGTTTCTTGTGACCGGCCTTTTCCGCTGTGGTTACTATCAGTACGATGCAGCCTGGGGCTTTATTCCCTATGAAAACGGTCTTTCCCTGGTGTCTTCGGCTACCCGCCCGGTGATAGGGATAAAACTTACTGATCCCTATCGGGAGGGGGAAGTTTTATTTTCACTTAAAAAACTGTTTCCATCCCTGCATAGTGAATCCTGGCGGGATTACAATAGGGCCTTCTTTCAGGCCCTCCGAACTGAAAAGTCCCTGATGTTTTTCCTGGTAGCCCTTATTTTTCTTGTGGTGGGCCTTAATATTTTTCAGAGCCAGCGTCGGGCCCTGCTGGAACGACAGGAGGAACTAGCCCTATTTCAGGCTATCGGGGCTTCTCCTCGGGCCATTCGGATGATTTTTACCTTTGAGGGGCTGCTCATCGGCTGCGGGGGCGCCCTTATAGGGTTGTTCCCCGGGGTGTTAATTGCCTTTAATATAGGGCCTTTTTTTACTTTTTTGGAAACTGTGGTTAATGGGGTCCTCAAAGGGCTTGCCTGGGGAATTTCGTTGTTTACCGCACATCCCATAGAAATGGGCACCTTTGGTATTTTTTCTCCTCAGATTTTCTATCTTAAAACGGTTCCAAGCCGACTCCTTCCTCTGGATATCCTTTTGATTTTACTCTTCCCTATAGTGGTTTCCACCCTGGCGGCCTTCCTGGCATCCCGGAAAATCACTACCCTACGCCCTGCGGAGGTTCTGCGTTATGAATGA
- a CDS encoding glucose-1-phosphate adenylyltransferase has translation MSQVLSIILGGGKGTRLYPLTKDRAKPAVPFGGKYRLVDIPISNCINSNLRRIYVLTQFNSASLHMHVAHTYIFDAFSRGFVEILAAEQTFTHSGWYEGTADAVRKNFVHFRTQNPDYYLILSGDQLYRMDLQDLIRQHQESGADATIACTAVSREDASQLGILKANKKNEITEFLEKPGPTRDISDFKIPPELMTDRRSRGKDYLASMGIYVFNAQAMEESLDNDYTDFGKEIIPSLIGKKKMNAFIYEGYWEDIGTIKNFYEANLDLTSLRPKFDFYNEKAPIYTHMRNLPPSKMNFSNMNQSIAAEGCIITNASISNSIVGIRTIIESGASLNGVVCMGADFYESEEQKKQNAEARIPDIGIGKGTIVKGAIIDKNARIGEGCRIGIDDLNRVDGDYGHYHIVDGIIVIPKNAVLYPGTVI, from the coding sequence ATGTCCCAAGTGTTATCTATTATTCTCGGTGGAGGCAAGGGAACTCGCCTGTATCCCCTTACCAAGGACAGGGCCAAGCCGGCGGTTCCCTTTGGAGGAAAGTACCGCCTTGTGGACATCCCTATTTCAAATTGTATTAACTCCAACCTTCGGCGTATCTATGTATTAACCCAGTTTAATTCCGCATCTCTCCATATGCATGTGGCTCATACCTATATTTTTGACGCCTTTTCCCGGGGCTTTGTGGAAATTCTTGCGGCCGAGCAGACCTTTACCCACTCAGGCTGGTACGAAGGGACGGCCGATGCGGTTCGGAAGAATTTTGTCCACTTCCGGACCCAGAATCCAGACTACTACCTTATCCTTTCGGGGGACCAACTCTATCGGATGGACCTGCAGGACCTTATCCGTCAGCATCAGGAATCGGGGGCCGACGCCACCATTGCCTGCACCGCGGTAAGTCGAGAAGATGCAAGCCAACTGGGCATCCTTAAGGCAAACAAGAAAAATGAAATCACCGAATTTTTAGAAAAACCCGGCCCTACCCGGGATATCAGCGATTTTAAGATTCCCCCGGAACTCATGACGGATCGGCGAAGCCGGGGAAAGGATTACCTGGCTTCGATGGGTATCTATGTATTTAACGCCCAGGCCATGGAAGAAAGTCTGGACAATGATTACACCGATTTTGGGAAGGAGATTATCCCCTCCCTTATCGGGAAAAAGAAAATGAACGCCTTTATTTACGAGGGCTACTGGGAGGATATCGGAACCATTAAGAATTTCTACGAGGCAAACCTGGATCTTACCAGTCTGCGGCCTAAATTTGATTTTTACAACGAGAAGGCCCCTATCTACACCCATATGCGCAATCTTCCCCCTTCTAAAATGAACTTCAGCAATATGAACCAATCGATTGCCGCCGAAGGATGTATCATCACCAATGCGTCGATTTCAAATAGTATCGTCGGTATCCGGACCATCATCGAATCGGGGGCCAGTCTTAACGGCGTCGTATGTATGGGGGCCGATTTTTATGAATCGGAGGAGCAAAAGAAACAGAACGCCGAAGCCCGCATTCCCGATATCGGCATTGGGAAGGGGACCATCGTCAAAGGGGCTATCATTGATAAGAATGCCCGCATCGGAGAGGGCTGTCGGATAGGCATTGATGACCTTAATCGGGTGGATGGGGATTACGGGCACTACCACATTGTAGATGGGATCATCGTGATTCCCAAAAACGCCGTACTCTACCCTGGCACGGTGATATAG